The following are encoded together in the Bacteroidota bacterium genome:
- a CDS encoding SRPBCC family protein: protein MATITLETRINAPIETCFNLARNIDVHLLSTVQTREKAVAGRTNGLIEFGETVTWEAVHFGIKQCLTVKITQLEFPNLFVDEMVSGAFKTMKHIHRFAATEQGTLMTDEFSYTTPLGVLGRLFDVSILKRYMTAFLQKRNGLLKQLVENAAQQT from the coding sequence ATGGCTACCATAACACTCGAAACCCGAATAAATGCCCCGATTGAAACTTGCTTTAATCTTGCAAGAAACATTGATGTGCATCTGCTATCTACCGTCCAGACGCGAGAAAAAGCTGTAGCAGGACGAACTAACGGTTTAATAGAATTTGGTGAAACGGTTACTTGGGAAGCTGTTCATTTTGGAATTAAACAATGTCTAACTGTTAAAATCACCCAATTAGAGTTTCCGAATTTATTTGTGGACGAGATGGTATCCGGTGCCTTTAAAACCATGAAACATATACACCGTTTTGCCGCTACTGAGCAAGGCACGCTGATGACTGATGAGTTTTCTTACACCACTCCGCTGGGTGTTTTAGGCCGCCTATTTGATGTGTCGATTTTAAAAAGATACATGACTGCTTTTTTGCAGAAAAGAAACGGGTTGCTGAAACAACTGGTCGAGAATGCAGCCCAACAAACTTAA